Proteins encoded by one window of Bacillota bacterium:
- a CDS encoding N-acetylmuramoyl-L-alanine amidase → MLIVIDPGHGGKDPGSVSLKGDLEKDQVLRIATLLKGLEPGFKDMIKFYLTRTGDWELSLEARASLANRLQADYFISLHQNSDPSQKGRGIEVYALAPGGEGEQLGRAILNKMISRTGLVNRGLKFAGFAVLRLTAMPAVLCECGFLGTPEEAPVVTSYHFQQEVAMAICEGIAEYLRLPFHPPPIASWNPEAEIEKLRQAGLIFSPRKPDEPLNWGEFATVINRLLERGT, encoded by the coding sequence ATGCTGATCGTTATTGATCCCGGGCACGGGGGGAAAGACCCGGGCTCTGTTTCCCTGAAAGGAGATTTAGAGAAGGATCAGGTTTTGCGAATTGCTACCCTTCTTAAGGGCTTGGAACCTGGTTTTAAGGATATGATCAAGTTTTATTTGACCCGAACCGGGGACTGGGAATTGAGTCTGGAGGCAAGGGCAAGCCTGGCGAACCGTCTACAGGCTGATTATTTTATTTCCCTGCATCAAAATTCGGATCCTTCACAAAAAGGAAGGGGAATCGAAGTATATGCTCTGGCACCAGGTGGTGAAGGGGAGCAATTGGGCAGAGCAATTCTCAATAAGATGATCAGCCGGACCGGTCTTGTAAACAGGGGGTTAAAGTTTGCGGGGTTCGCCGTTTTGCGCTTGACCGCGATGCCGGCGGTTTTGTGCGAATGTGGTTTCTTGGGAACCCCGGAAGAAGCCCCCGTAGTGACCAGTTATCATTTCCAACAGGAGGTAGCAATGGCAATTTGTGAGGGTATAGCCGAATACCTGCGGCTTCCGTTTCATCCCCCACCTATAGCGAGCTGGAACCCCGAGGCCGAAATTGAAAAGCTGCGCCAGGCAGGGCTAATTTTCTCTCCTCGTAAACCCGATGAGCCTCTCAATTGGGGAGAGTTCGCAACGGTGATTAACCGTCTGCTTGAACGCGGGACGTAG